A genomic segment from Nicotiana tabacum cultivar K326 chromosome 7, ASM71507v2, whole genome shotgun sequence encodes:
- the LOC107808548 gene encoding uncharacterized protein LOC107808548 produces the protein MTKGPLNLYFSAKQQEKGKGEEGLGLEAKKILRDRAVSAFAAWMYDAWLLFNCVNYKTFDKFIEVVEQYGPGMKPPSYHEVRVNYLKKEVKKIDQIIEEHKVEWNKFGCSIMMDKWTTENRKMIINVLVNSPRSSVFLESHDASNSSMDRSKMYNLFRKTIDKIEKENIVQIVTDNASENISAGKMMEAMYPNIYWTPRTAHCINLMFGDIFKENPYASVFTKAVKVYSYISQRPL, from the exons ATGACAAAAGGTCCTCTTAACCTTTATTTCTCGGCAAAACaacaagaaaagggaaaaggTGAAGAAGGTTTAGGTTTAGAAGCCAAGAAGATTTTAAGAGATCGCGCCGTAAGTGCCTTTGCAGCATGGATGTACGATGCATGGCTTCTTTTCAACTGTGTTAACTACAaaacttttgataaatttattgaGGTCGTAGAACAATATGGCCCAGGAATGAAGCCTCCTAGCTATCATGAAGTTAGAGTAAATTATCTTAAAAAGGAGGTGAAGAAGATAGACCAAATTATTGAGGAGCATAAAGTGgaatggaacaagtttggatgttccattatgatggataaatggACAACAGAGAATAGAAAAATGATCATAAATGTGTTGGTGAACTCTCCAAGGAGTAGTGTTTTTCTTGAATCTCACGATGCTAGCAACTCTTCTATGGATCGAAGCAAAATGTACAACTTGTTTAGAAAGACTATTGataaaattgaaaaggaaaatattgtACAAATTGTTACAGATAATGCGAGTGAGAATATTAGTGCGGGGAAGATGATGGAAGCTATGTATCCAAATATTTATTGGACTCCACGTACTGCCCATTGCATCAACTTAATGTTTGGTGACATATTCAAGGAAAACCCATATGCTTCAG TTTTTACTAAGGCCGTCAAGGTATATTCTTACATCAGTCAGAGGCCGTTGTAG